CTAAAACATAGTGGTGAAATTTTGAACATAGATGGTGGTATTTCATAGTTCATATGTTCAACTGAATTAACAAACTTCATATTGATCCAGAAATATTTGATCCAAGCTGCAATCTAGATGTACCTAAAGGAGTAGTAATTTGTTTTTCAGTAAATGGAAGGTGACCTAAACCATGCTCCACAACCTACAAAGAGATGGATCTATCATTAACAACCTGGCAGTGAAGGAAAAGATGAAATTTAAGCAATGTCTCTTCTAGTTGAAAGTTATTGTACCAGGCGAATAAGTCGGTCTGCATAGAATATAAAGTCATGATTTTTCGTCCTAACATCTCGTATAAGTGTATGCATTTCACGAATATGGATAAAGAGCGTCATGTAAGTTTAAATGATGAATATTGAAGTTATAATTTCCATAAATAGTCAATCAATAATTCCAGAAACTGCAAGGTCTAGATATTAACATCACAAGTTGCACCAACTTCTGAAGATTCTCAAAAGAAAGAGCATAGAGCAGCATATGGAAAAAGATGAAGTCAAAGCTACCTGGTGTGTCGAGTGGATAACACTAATGTTTGGGTATATTTTACATATGTGATGCTGACAAAGTTTCGTGCGAATATGTtgcacaatcaaatcaattgCCACATGATTCTCTGATCCGCGTGGGATGATAACATCAGCATATTTCTTGGAAGGAAGTATAAACTCCTCGAAACCAGGCTTCACAAATTCAGAGTACTGCAAATCATATTACCGGAAAATCAATAATAGCATATCAAGGTATTGAACATTTCAACTATCAATAGTGAATTGACACATCAATCATAGCTTGAATATTATAGATGGATAGTTCTCAAGGGAAACAACAGGTACACCACTGTGTGAAGATTTTTCCCTAAGACGAATCTTAGAGTACTAAGATGTGGGTGATGTTGGAAATTTAAATCCATTTTTATGTGAACTTTTGTGTTAATAAACCACATGTGGTTCAGATATTCACTTTTGACGATAAGATTAAATATCTCAAGATGATGGGAAGGCTGCATGAGCACTTTAAAACCCACTGTTGTCTCACTAATGCATATTAAGAACCAAATAGACCTGAATCTTATCTGAAACATCAGCAGCAGTCCTAATTCCTAAGTAAAAAGCAAAGAAGACACGGTCAAGTTTCAAAAGTATCATATAATCAATAAAGTTGTGATATGTACTAACTTGGTTAAGCACAGACTGAATGTCTCTGCCTCGCTCGACAGTATCGCGCTGAATCCTCCTTGCCAGCCGCAAATCAGAATCTGAAGTAGTACAAATAAGCAGGTGAAGCATAACTAAGTAATATTATCAACCTTGTCCACTAACACAACTTATTGTAAAAAGCTGTTTAGTTTTTGAAATGCTCTCCTCTTGCTACTATCTGAACCAAACGTAgcgaaaaaacagaaaaaatatgaTACTTGATTTTCCAATGGTGGAACTCTGGCATTTTGCACAATGTTGTTCTTACGTTCCTAAACTGACGAAAATATACATAACTCATCAAATGGGATTACGATAGTTGAGAGAAAACCTGTATCAACAAAGATCTTCATGTTCATAAGATCACGAACACGAGGTTCATGAAAAACTAATATTTCGTCCAAAATTATGACATCTGATGGGTTAACCTACATAGATTTaggaaaaataaattattaaCATAATAAAAGAGTTGTTATACAAGGAAAGTCCTGCAACAAAACATAAAAGACACAGTatctgttggatattttcaagattgtttGCCACTATCCGGGGGGGCGTAGCCCCTAGAAGTTTCTATTCAAACTTGAACAGACGCGTCTCTCCCATAATCCACCGTtatggcttttggaagcgtctgttggtgatggAAAGGAATTACTAACAGGCATGAATATCCCTATAAGTAGTGAAGGCATTCTCCCATTCTTCACAATAAATTTAACTTGTTTGCTCTCTttctaaagcatcatcagaaacctttctcgtgtgttcttgattgggtcaaggggtacaaaccttgaatccaatttctctgttgtagggctttcattgtatcttGAAGGcattatttcgcatacctgttgtaatcgccaattgatattgggagggtagaaataattGTCTAAAAGAAATCTATTCGAGCCTTGAAAGTCAAGAGTACAACAATTTCTCTCTGTTTAATTCATCCTCTATTTGAACCCATTTTCCAACAGTATCTGTACTAAAAGAAAAACTCGGATCTGAGAAATGTTGGTCTCACGTTCTATGTTACAGATACAAATGCCTCAATAATGTAGAGAACTCTCTATGTCTAACCTGAGTCAACATACAAATGATACAGAGTGCTATTTTCCTTTAGTTGCTATAATCAGGAACAAAACACTGGATAAGCCATTTTCTGTTAATCAACCGCAGCAAGGATGCAATCTACAGAAAGGAAAAAATGGTCCAGTCCAAAGATTTGAGATTTGCTAGGTTACTCAAGTTGAATAAGAACATTCAGAAGTGCACCATTTCTACTATCCTCCAATTTTCTAACTAATTATCCATCACAGGTGGGTACCTTGTATGACGACGTCCTTTTGTGCGTCTTGAAATCATAAATGGGGATATCAACAGCCTGCCCAAGTTTCAATCTCTCCATACACGAAAGCAATAAATAGCTATCGAaggcatctacaaaaacataacaaCTTACATATCAGTATTCAGGGGAAACTATCCAAATTCCAATCTGCACATGTATGGTTAGGATAAATGCTTTTTCCTTAAATTCTGAACCATCATTATATTCTTGGGATTAAGAGTTCACTGTCGTACAATCAAGAACTGTAGTTATGAAACGATGGTCATCTTTTCTCTTGCAGCACTATTGGCCAGAATGTACCACGAAACCATTCAACCTCAAAATTCAACAAGCAAACCCAGAAGCTTCTAAAGACTAGCTATATAATGCATTTGACTTGGAAGTCGTAAGAACTTGCAAGTTTAATTGTTTTTAAGAAGTTAGATGATATACTTACCAGGATGGTCAAAGTTATAACGTTTAACTTGTTTTAAGTTCTCATCGCTCAAAATTTGATAAAACGAATCCTGTAACATCATAACTGCTTTAATGATACCACAAAGACAGAATCATGTACATGTGTTATGAAATTTTGTACATAACTAATAAGCTAACGGAAGGATCACTAAACACCAGAACATGAGCTACTGATGTTCACAACATTTTTAGTGTAGAAATAGCTACTGATGTTCCAAACTGAATCAACTAGGAATGTAATGAACAACTTACTTGATTGACAAGAACATTATGGAGCTGAGAAATAATCATATCACAAACTGTTGTCTTCCCAGATGCAGTTCCACCAGAAACACCTATCAATACATCGACAAAGTTAACAGAGGATTTTTAAAAACTGGtgaaaagaaaatataaatttaTGAATATAATGAAATGTACTACTTCCAGACTATCATGTTTAGCATTTAATGAGCAAAATCCATAAACATTATCTAGTCTTTTGTACATGTGATGTCAAAAGATGCGAGCTCCAAACCAGGAACAAGTATCAAACAGAAAAGAAGAAACTCACCAATCACAAAAGGTTGCTTGTTGGCAACTTTTATGGCTGACCCATTAGCTTTGTGATCCTGAAAGTGTTCTTCGATGCTTTTTGTCAAACCATTTACCAGTTGAGCCTCCACGGATTTGTTACCGCAGAGCTGAAAATGATCCGTTGGCGTAAGTTTAAGAAatacaacaatacatatgcaagGGTATGATTTTCACAAAACTCATTGTGAAAAGGGAAACAAGGTGGCAACATTTCATTCGATGTACAAACTAGAATGCTAACATGGAGAGGATATGACTGAAATGTTCCGTATTCTCTGTACCAGATAGACATCCCGCATATCTCATAATCCCGCTATTTGAATTCATATTACTAGACAATCTAACAAGCTGATCTGAAACACTTTTTTGACCTGATCGACACTCGTTTCCTATCAAAAACTATATCTTCTTGACTTCACTAACCCGATAGACCCCCCTCATTTCCTAGACCAACAACAATAGTACATAACATGTCTGGTTCAAGAAATTTATTCAATTCTTCGTGACCAACTTTACAGTAATAAACAGAACAAATTAGGGTGTAATTGATATACTTAAGAAATGAAGTTGCATTGATTTAGCTTACTTAGTACATTATAAAAAATTATttactaattttttttgtaatatttcaattacttGAACCAAACATGTATACGTAAAATCAATAGTATCAGCATATACGACGAATAACTCATACTTCAACTGCTCCTTACAAAATCCAGACTCAAAGTCTTCTACATATAATTACCAATTTATAATCCACACATTGTTAGTGTAGACAATTATATTGTTAGTGTAGACAATTATACGAGTGGAGGTCAAAACTTCTATAACATTACTAATTTATCCGTGAAAATCACCGCAGCAGAATCATTTTTAAATCTTTTCATACCAATCAAACATGATATTCTTACTGGTGAAATTCATAAAAATCGTACCTTCACGGCTCACCTCTATAGAAAATATTGAAAAGATGGAAAGTAGAAGATTAGAATTTGAATCCTCCATGAAAATATATCTTCATTGTTATGAGAATCGCACAGAGAAGATCTTATGTGATGAATTAATGATCTTCTTTATTTGTAAGAAATAGCGAGATATGCGGAAAAATGTAGCAGAGATTTTCTTGGAAGGAAGAATAACAGAATTTTACGGGCACGTGTTGGAATCTCTGTGACTGGAAAATGACACCTGAATATTCTAAAGATAGAATATTATGAACCCTTAAGTGGGGATACTCACATGAATTGGGGTATACTTTCGATTATAGTGGGACTGAATTTTTGCTAAGGGAATATATTTTTGGGATGAAATGTCACTACCACCCTTTaccataataaaaataaagggtTTTTAATAAAATACTCATGTGGAGAAATGCAATTAAGAAAATGCCACGTTTTTATCATTATATATTTAATGCCCATGATTTTATCTTTTCCAtccgttttttcaaaaaaaacacCTAACAGTCGTTTGTCGCATACATGTCATTAAATCAGTCCTTGTAAATGTCTTTAAAGCCCTTAAAATCGTTAGTCTCAGACATAAATGAACCGAGTTACCAAAGCGAGTCAGTGATGATTTGATTCCGCCGGATCTCCGCACCGAGTTAAACCTTTTTCATCTTTCTGCAGTTAGATCAAACAGGTTGCAGGCATCATAACTCCGGTGGTGGAGAGGTGACTTTCTACTATGTTTTTATCTCCTATATGTGACTTCTAATACCTGCAATTTCGAGACTTAAACAAACCAACAATCCATACATACACAAATACTAAAACATCACCAATTACATTCATTCAATTCGTAAAACTACGAACAGAGACATCACTTGTTGGCTGTTTTCACGACACTACATCAGTTTTGAACTAATTTTCCAGTGAGCAAAACAATCCCAAATCCAAGCCAAAATTGAATTAGACTAGGGCCCAAGTTTCCTTGCTTATCCCGGTGTCTAAGACATCCTCTACCAATTCAAACACAAGCCATACAGCCACCACACGCCAACCATATAAATCAACAACAATAATACGATCTTGGTTCAAGTACTGGTCGATCAGGTTTTTGAGCAAACACCTTGTGTGGGTAAATCCAGTAATGAAGAAGCAGTTATGTTGTTGATTTCAAAGCTCTCATAAGTCTCCTTCCCTGTAAATCAAATGTTCCCAAACAAATTTTGGTACAAATAAGTCTTAATAGCTTAGTACTGAAAACCCATTGTTCTTCCAATAACTGAAAACATAAACAGATTCGTCAATAGCTTACTAAGTCTAACACGTTCCCCCGTAGCAAGAAATTTATCTCCCTCTAATGCTCCCGTTGATGTGGGTATCATTGATTTTGGTATGAGTCTTGATTTTACTGGATTTATTTTCCCAAACTGTACTTCCTCCATTGGAACCGAGCTTCTTCGCATCTTTCTCTAATATTTTAGACTTTTAGGGCGTACGAATCGTTTTTTCCTTTTCAGCTTATAACGATAAGCATTGGTAAGGGTAAATACGTAATGACACCACATTTTTATCGACTTTTTCAATGAAAATTGACCATCCAGTAGGCCCTCGCGGAAAAGCAAACGGCATGGGTATTAAATATATAATGAAAAATACAGGGACATTTTTTAAATGCATTTTCCCATATGGACATTTTCTTAATATTCCCTTAAATCAAATACTTTTAAGTACGTATTCCCATTGCTTTTTCTTTGGATAATGTGACTTTTCTATTATTGATGAGGTTGagaagatggagatggagatggattTTTCTGAAGAAGAAGTTTTCTTAGTAATCAAGCATTTTGGGGCTAATAAATCTCCGGGTCCGGATGGGTTTACGATAGAGTTCTGTAAGTGATGTTGGCATATTATtcgtgatgattttatgaagttgATGGGTGAGTTTTATAGATATGGTTCGTGGGATTGGCGTTTTGAACTGTTCTTTTATTACTCTTATACCGAAAAAGGAAGATTCTTGTACTCCGAAAGATTATAGACCTCTTAGTCTTCTAGGTAGTGCATATAAAATTTTGTCGAAAGTATTGGCTAACAGGTTAAAGAAGGTGATGCATAAGCTGGTGTCTGATTATCAAGGGGCATTTGTGAAGGAAAACATATTCTAGATGGGGTGTTAATAGCAAGTGAGTGCATTGATAGCAGATTGAAGGACAAAAAGCCGGGAGTTTTATGTAAGATTGATATGGAAAAGCGTTCGACAATGTCAAGTGGGTATCTTTATTGAGAATTTTGGAGAAACACAGCTTCGGTAGAAAATGGATTTCATGGATGAAATGGTGTATATCTTCTTCGCATATTTCTGTTTTAGTGAATGGTACATCTAGATATAAGTTTAAACCTACAAAAGGTCTTCGGCAAGGAGATTCATTGTCCcctttcttgtttttcttagttGTTGAAGTTTTGTCTAAGTTGATTGTGGATGATACATATATAGGTCAATTGCATGGGTTTCAGGTTGCGGAAAATAGAATTAGTATTTTTCATCTCCAATTCGCAGACGAtactctgattttttttttgatgcaaatgtGGAGGATGTTCGAAGACTCTTAATTATTCTCACTACTTTTGAGCTCTTGACAGGAATGAAGCTGAATTTGGATAAGAGATCCATGATTGGTGTTGAGGAAGATGACGTTATTGGAGATTTGGCTATGGAGTTAGGATGTAAGATCGAACAGTTGCCTATCAAGTACTTGGGGTTACCGTTGGGTGCCACTTTTAGATGCGCTTCTGTATGAGAGGATGTCATTCAAAGAATGGAGGTGAAACTTTCAACTTGGAAAAAGAAGTTTTTAAACAAGGCaggtagtgttagagcactgctcggtcgaaatcgcatgcgttgctatctcaagcatgtttgtcaatgttagtgatcaaaactataagtctttatttctagtatactattagctaagtctcggattaggatagaaagtgtagttgagctcaagactccatgcgatcatcatacaaagacgaagtactactcaaggaactggtggaacttcatcgactaaaaggtatgtggagacttgaacttatctatcactcaaaagtttatctactctatctcctatcttgagacaaaagtcattttgctatatagactttgattatacacattttttattccgatccgagtttatctcgcttatctatttatcgaaatatgtgttggtaatctttcgctttggccaagttcatctttactagtgacgaaagtcatgttaagtttcaatcactcaaaaatggctttgacgaaaaatggtttgtgaacaacaactatataacgtcctctaagaatgtttcaatgattgaaatgagagtttaaattatataaccattgttggatataagcattgtgtgataactcatacatgtgtaagtccttattcctttaaccaaattatgcgtactttgttgatcaggaaaaccggaacagagtccgcgaacccagtccgcgtactgtcgaaggttctcttcccgagaaaatctactgGATCTTGTAAAATATttgcaaacttattccgggtacttaagtacgcgtaccagtccgcgtacttaagttgtttattttctaaaaacgattattcgtgaacttaaacttatataaactaaggaatgcaagtttgcaaaccgtggatataaagttcatgaatcgattcgagtgaattaaatcttttttgtttcaattgtgtctattataaatatctaagcagttgaacaactctctaactagttcatttgagtcatttgaactagttgtaataaagaagaatatggttgatatgaaagtgctcatatggataactatTTGGTTatctactgttgaaccaactagatgtacatgcttggtacgattacacaaacctagataaacgtggatttcatttgtgtgtaacaagctaagttttgatctaacggttgaaagatattagcttgaatctaatcaggttttcatataacagtgaatattgaatgctttgttactaagctaacattgattgcaaaccctgatttgaaagaatatataagggagaactctagcaactgggaaacctaatccccacacctcctgtgtgatactagttatattagctagagtcgattctcctttaaccttaggtttctaccgagaccctgtaggttaacgacttgaagacttcattgggattgtgaagccagaccgatactactttttcgtagttgtgtgatctgatcttgctgtttctatcgtactaagtacaatcgtaaggattgacttgagattgatttctctgataggcaagatataaaagtagtcacaaacatcttcgtctcatcgtttgtgattccacaatatctagtttcgccatcacacgatttagattattgtgaggtgattggtaatactaagctattcttcgggaatataagtctggtttatcaattggttcatgttcaccttgatttatcaaaatacggaacaaaaactcgtaggtatttctgtgggagacagatttatctattaccgtagacttttctgtgtgatacacatttgtttattaaagtcttcgactttgggtcgtagcaactcttagttgtgggtgagatcatctaagggaatcaagtgcattaATATCATGTTGGGGTCAGAaacgtaggagcgcaactgtatcttggatcagtgtgagattgattagggttcaactacagtccagaccgaagttagtttgtagtaggctagtgtctatagcggcttaatacaatgtttgttcaatctgtactaggtcacggggtttgtctgcatttgcggtttcctcgttaacaaaacttctggtgtctgtgttatttcttttctgcattatattttgttgtataattgaaatatcacaggttgtacgttaaaacaatcaattgggaaatccaacctttggttgttgattgaaattgatggatacttgaacattggtctttggtaccgttcaagtgatttatcttgtattcaattagactcgcagatttctatttgcttgagtaagtattgaatcgagaaagatagatataactctttgatatgcttttattaaaattgagtctgactgtctagttgattctcttaaaagtatatcggagttagtccatacagattgctaatcgaaatattggttgtggttgttagacccccgctttttcaattggtatcagagcaggcaa
This genomic interval from Papaver somniferum cultivar HN1 unplaced genomic scaffold, ASM357369v1 unplaced-scaffold_33, whole genome shotgun sequence contains the following:
- the LOC113342105 gene encoding uridine kinase-like protein 4, which encodes MEDSNSNLLLSIFSIFSIELCGNKSVEAQLVNGLTKSIEEHFQDHKANGSAIKVANKQPFVIGVSGGTASGKTTVCDMIISQLHNVLVNQDSFYQILSDENLKQVKRYNFDHPDAFDSYLLLSCMERLKLGQAVDIPIYDFKTHKRTSSYKVNPSDVIILDEILVFHEPRVRDLMNMKIFVDTDSDLRLARRIQRDTVERGRDIQSVLNQYSEFVKPGFEEFILPSKKYADVIIPRGSENHVAIDLIVQHIRTKLCQHHICKIYPNISVIHSTHQVVEHGLGHLPFTEKQITTPLGYVYSGVSFCRKLCGVSINRSGESMENALRASCKGIKIGKILIHGKRNDPRQLIYERLPEDISGRRVLLLDHVLATGNSAVEAISLLINKGVQESNIIFLNLISSPDGLHAVCKKFPKLRVVTSEIDDLLDKDSRVLPGVGEFGDRYFGTNVTRP